A stretch of DNA from Candidatus Thermoplasmatota archaeon:
CATCAACCTCAATCAGCAGTATCTCCTCACCCCCGCGTTCTTTCCTCTCGAAGTGCAACCTAAGGAGTGGCTCGATTGAGTTGTCAACAGAGTCTCTTATCCTATCTTCGAGCTTTGGGTCCTGTACTCCAATGAGGGACCAATTGTCATCTACGCCAACCATGATCACACCCCCCTTTCGTGTTGGCAAGAGCTGAGACAGACTCATGGAACTCACTGGACTTATCTGGATTGAACTGTCTCTTAAACCCGACAAATTGGTTCTCTCCCTGCCTGAGGTAGTTGTCAATGTCTCTTCCGTTCCAGTAGTAGAGACCGGAGAACTTTTCGTCCAGATGTGAGTGCTCCCTGTATTCAGCAAAGAAACCGGCAATACATTCTGTGATGCCCTTCTCAATTGGGTCATCCGTCATAGCTCACGTCTCCGAGTCGGGTGTCTGCTCTTGTCCCTTCACTGCTCTAAGCCCGCTTTCCACTGTGAGTGTGGCCAGGTCGTCACCATCCATGAGCCGAATCTGA
This window harbors:
- a CDS encoding ATP-binding protein, coding for MTDDPIEKGITECIAGFFAEYREHSHLDEKFSGLYYWNGRDIDNYLRQGENQFVGFKRQFNPDKSSEFHESVSALANTKGGCDHGWRR
- a CDS encoding ATP-binding protein encodes the protein MSLSQLLPTRKGGVIMVGVDDNWSLIGVQDPKLEDRIRDSVDNSIEPLLRLHFERKERGGEEILLIEVDVGDNPHTCFGDKPLSGQEERTG